TTCACAATTTTGTATTTGTGATTTTTTCTATTTCATTCCCGGCCGCCATGTTGACAATCACCGCATTCAGCGAATTCAATTCCTTCTCATCGAGCAGCGCAAAGGCGGCAATGATGACCATGTCGCCGGGCTGGACACAGCGGGCGGCGGCGCCGTTGACGACGATCCCCTTGGAGCCGCGGCGCCAAGGGAGGAC
This sequence is a window from Candidatus Aminicenantes bacterium. Protein-coding genes within it:
- a CDS encoding aspartate 1-decarboxylase, translated to MLIPFLVAKIHRATITGSDINYEGSIAIDEEIMEKANLRVFQQVDVYNINNGARFSTYVLPWRRGSKGIVVNGAAARCVQPGDMVIIAAFALLDEKELNSLNAVIVNMAAGNEIEKITNTKL